One window from the genome of Microbulbifer sp. ALW1 encodes:
- the smc gene encoding chromosome segregation protein SMC → MRLKCIKLAGFKSFVDPTTVYFPSNLSAVVGPNGCGKSNTIDAVRWVMGESSAKNLRGDSMTDVIFNGSSGRKPVGQASIELVFDNSAGKLTGEYAAFSEISIKRKVTRDGQNIYYLNGEKCRRRDVTDLFLGTGLGPRSYAIIEQGMISKLIEAKPEELRVFIEEAAGISKYKERRRDTENRMRRTHENLERLTDIRDELDRQLSRLERQSAAAEKYSRFKEEERTHKAHLQALKYRDLDDQAKAKQQQIGELELTVEELVTRQVSCDTGIEERRVAYHDLSDAFNEVQGRFYSVGADIARLEQSISHARERNAQLQTDLSRTEQEYSESQSLLAADQEKAVEFDAELEVIVPDLEMVQAAEEESAQSLLTAEDLMREWQNEWDQFNQGASGSRQKAEVEQSRIQHLETSTQRLQDRISKLQSERESLACNGDDSELEQQNEELAELEMQLAELRESISEQTEQQSELRRRESEIASDLDKERLQLQTSRGRQASLEALQQAAMGQGKSVASWLEQQNLQDRPRLAEQISAQPGWESAVETVLGAQLQAVCIDQLESLSESLASLKGGQAVFVDGQSVAAAAAGSLPKLADVVQGPASLIGLIDGIYTAQDLTSALALRSQLKGGESIVTRDGLWLGPNWLRVSRGTDAESGVLARKQELEDLEQSLAVCEARIEELSEQREQLRIRASELESGIEQARNNAEQLNRRTGDLRSQLSAQRARQEQMDERRNRIEQEIAEVREQKDAEAESISEARIVLQEALEAMSDDTDRRESLLARREELRETLDAARQRAREDKDRAHELAMREQSVRTQKVSLERTLQVLREQVERLSERREQLLLQMEEAQDPSQDYQGDLEEKLGQRIEVENELSEARKKLEEVESGLRNQEQERQKAESALQGVRAQLEQQRLVAQTLETQRGGLVEQLHESDHDVDTLLEELPEELTIEAVQQDIELVAARISRLGPINLAAIDEYKQESERKHYLDRQHGDLTDALETLENAIRRIDKETRTRFKETFDQVNSGLQELFPKVFGGGHAYLELTGDDLLDTGIAIMARPPGKRNSTIHLLSGGEKALTAIALVFSIFRLNPAPFCMLDEVDAPLDDANVGRYARMVKEMSAHVQFIYITHNKIAMEMADQLLGVTMHEPGVSRLVSVDVEEAAELASA, encoded by the coding sequence ATGCGTTTGAAGTGCATCAAGCTGGCCGGGTTCAAGTCCTTTGTGGACCCGACCACCGTCTACTTCCCCTCCAACCTCAGCGCCGTGGTCGGCCCTAACGGTTGTGGTAAGTCGAATACCATTGACGCCGTGCGCTGGGTGATGGGTGAGTCGTCGGCCAAGAATCTGCGCGGCGACTCCATGACCGACGTTATTTTCAATGGTTCCAGTGGCCGTAAACCGGTGGGTCAGGCTTCCATTGAGCTGGTGTTCGATAACTCCGCCGGCAAGCTCACGGGCGAATACGCTGCATTCAGTGAAATCTCCATCAAGCGCAAAGTGACCCGCGACGGGCAGAATATTTATTACCTGAATGGTGAGAAGTGTCGCCGTCGGGATGTGACCGATCTGTTCCTCGGAACCGGTCTCGGCCCGCGCAGCTACGCCATCATCGAGCAGGGCATGATTTCCAAGCTGATTGAGGCCAAGCCCGAAGAGCTGCGGGTCTTTATTGAAGAAGCGGCGGGTATCTCCAAATACAAAGAGCGCCGCCGGGATACCGAAAACCGCATGCGCCGGACCCATGAGAACCTGGAGCGCCTCACCGATATTCGCGACGAGCTGGATCGCCAATTGTCGCGTCTGGAGCGACAGTCGGCGGCGGCGGAAAAGTACAGCCGTTTCAAGGAAGAGGAACGCACTCATAAGGCGCACCTGCAGGCGCTCAAATACCGCGATCTTGACGATCAGGCCAAAGCGAAGCAGCAGCAAATTGGCGAGCTGGAGCTGACCGTAGAAGAGCTGGTGACTCGCCAGGTGAGCTGCGATACCGGCATTGAAGAACGGCGCGTGGCCTATCACGACCTGTCCGACGCTTTCAACGAAGTGCAGGGGCGCTTCTACTCGGTAGGCGCTGATATTGCGCGCCTGGAGCAGAGCATTTCCCACGCCCGTGAGCGGAACGCCCAATTGCAGACGGACCTTTCTCGCACCGAGCAGGAGTACAGCGAGTCCCAGTCGCTGCTGGCGGCCGACCAGGAAAAGGCGGTGGAGTTCGATGCCGAGCTGGAAGTGATCGTACCGGATCTGGAAATGGTGCAGGCGGCGGAAGAAGAGTCTGCCCAGAGCCTGTTGACCGCCGAAGACCTGATGCGCGAATGGCAGAACGAGTGGGACCAGTTCAACCAGGGGGCCTCCGGTTCTCGCCAGAAGGCGGAAGTGGAGCAGTCTCGGATCCAGCACCTGGAAACCTCTACCCAGCGCCTGCAAGACCGTATCAGTAAACTGCAGAGTGAGCGCGAGAGTCTTGCCTGTAATGGTGACGACAGCGAGCTGGAGCAGCAAAACGAAGAATTGGCCGAGCTGGAAATGCAGCTGGCGGAGCTGCGCGAGTCTATTTCCGAGCAGACGGAACAGCAGTCAGAGTTGCGCCGTCGCGAAAGCGAAATTGCCTCGGACCTGGATAAAGAGCGTCTGCAGCTGCAAACCAGCCGCGGCCGCCAGGCCTCTCTGGAAGCGTTGCAGCAGGCGGCCATGGGGCAGGGCAAGTCCGTTGCCAGCTGGCTGGAACAGCAGAATTTACAGGATCGCCCGCGTCTGGCGGAGCAGATCAGTGCCCAGCCAGGCTGGGAATCTGCGGTGGAGACCGTGCTCGGTGCCCAGCTGCAGGCGGTATGCATCGATCAGCTTGAGTCATTGAGCGAATCCCTGGCAAGCCTCAAGGGTGGCCAGGCCGTGTTCGTGGATGGCCAGAGTGTAGCGGCGGCCGCTGCTGGCAGTCTGCCGAAACTGGCGGATGTGGTGCAGGGGCCGGCGTCCCTGATTGGCCTGATTGACGGTATCTACACCGCGCAAGATCTCACCAGTGCGCTGGCGCTGCGCAGTCAATTAAAGGGCGGCGAGTCCATAGTGACCCGCGATGGCCTCTGGTTGGGCCCCAACTGGCTGCGGGTCAGCCGTGGCACCGATGCCGAGTCCGGGGTTCTGGCGCGCAAACAGGAGCTGGAAGACCTTGAGCAATCCCTGGCGGTGTGTGAAGCACGTATCGAGGAACTGAGCGAGCAGCGCGAACAACTGCGTATCCGCGCCAGCGAACTGGAATCCGGGATTGAGCAGGCACGCAACAATGCAGAGCAGTTAAACCGCCGCACTGGTGATTTGCGCAGTCAGCTTTCTGCCCAGCGCGCCCGTCAGGAACAGATGGACGAGCGCCGCAACCGTATCGAGCAGGAAATCGCCGAAGTACGGGAGCAGAAAGACGCGGAAGCGGAGTCCATTTCCGAAGCGCGTATAGTGCTGCAAGAGGCCCTGGAGGCCATGAGCGACGATACCGATCGCCGTGAATCCCTGTTGGCGCGTCGCGAAGAGTTGCGGGAAACCCTCGACGCCGCCCGCCAGCGCGCCCGCGAAGACAAAGACCGCGCCCACGAACTGGCCATGCGCGAGCAGTCTGTGCGCACCCAGAAGGTCTCGCTTGAGCGCACTCTGCAGGTATTGCGGGAGCAGGTGGAGCGTCTGTCCGAACGCCGCGAACAGCTGCTACTGCAAATGGAAGAGGCTCAGGACCCATCCCAGGATTACCAGGGTGACCTGGAAGAGAAGCTGGGCCAGCGGATTGAAGTAGAAAACGAACTTTCCGAAGCGCGCAAGAAGCTCGAGGAAGTGGAAAGTGGCCTGCGCAATCAGGAGCAGGAGCGCCAGAAAGCCGAGTCTGCACTCCAGGGCGTGCGTGCCCAGCTGGAGCAGCAGCGCCTGGTGGCCCAGACCCTGGAAACCCAGCGCGGTGGCCTGGTTGAACAGTTGCACGAGTCCGACCACGATGTGGATACCCTGCTGGAGGAACTCCCGGAAGAGTTGACCATCGAAGCAGTACAGCAGGACATCGAGCTGGTGGCGGCGCGTATCTCTCGCCTTGGCCCCATCAACCTGGCGGCCATCGACGAATACAAGCAGGAGTCCGAGCGCAAGCATTACCTGGATCGCCAGCACGGTGACTTGACCGATGCGCTGGAAACGCTGGAAAACGCCATTCGTCGCATTGATAAGGAAACCCGCACCCGCTTCAAGGAGACCTTTGATCAGGTCAACAGCGGGCTGCAGGAACTGTTCCCGAAAGTCTTCGGTGGTGGTCACGCGTATCTGGAATTGACCGGCGATGATCTGCTGGATACCGGCATCGCGATCATGGCGCGTCCACCGGGCAAGCGAAACAGTACCATTCACCTGCTGTCCGGTGGGGAAAAGGCACTGACCGCGATTGCGCTGGTATTTTCCATCTTCCGCCTGAATCCGGCGCCCTTCTGTATGCTGGATGAGGTAGATGCACCTCTGGATGACGCCAACGTCGGGCGTTACGCGCGCATGGTGAAAGAGATGTCGGCGCATGTGCAGTTTATTTACATTACCCACAACAAGATTGCCATGGAGATGGCCGATCAGTTGCTCGGGGTAACCATGCACGAGCCGGGGGTGTCGCGCCTGGTATCGGTGGACGTGGAAGAGGCTGCGGAGCTGGCGTCTGCGTGA
- the zipA gene encoding cell division protein ZipA → MDNWLINLLALVLFAVVLDGARRAYLKHRDTMKVSRNLSRSMRRDMGDDYDDGILSRPRSIEPPEQAVRKPQQPAAAVSTVGHESTAAPQASASFTVEKKPSLLTDSELELIDPEEAEKRRQIAAELPGTVRVVQRRKPEDASQVNRQVQQNFHSSRKPLAGSKPERRDTDPVDAPVGKAAPVKPAQASVPEQVSLNLEEQVPMLMDSVADTEVEPADEWPPAEASAVATASAETRNPDPMAGLADEPILADRREPSLDESVSLESLQRVSAQDDSEQWREAADEAGGKAGVVAAAAEKARALKPGWASAEIKLPELKFPELKKGPAQDSRTPQDAPAKGRNSGRNGKRGSDARSERPVEEVLILNIMAPKGDYFEGNDLLRVLLSSGLRFGDMNIFHYHCGEAGEGPVLFSLANIVVPGTFDMSDMEDFTTPGVSLFLALPAEVEALKAFDTLLTTARTVSEQLGGELKDENRSVFTAQTAEHYRQRVMEFQRRKALAKAQA, encoded by the coding sequence ATGGACAATTGGCTGATCAATTTGCTGGCACTGGTGCTGTTTGCAGTGGTGCTGGATGGCGCACGCCGTGCCTATCTCAAGCACCGGGACACGATGAAAGTGTCCCGCAACCTGTCTCGTTCCATGCGTCGGGATATGGGTGACGATTACGATGACGGTATTCTCTCGAGGCCGCGCTCCATAGAGCCGCCGGAGCAGGCCGTGAGAAAGCCACAGCAGCCAGCTGCTGCCGTTTCTACTGTCGGCCATGAAAGTACCGCGGCCCCTCAAGCGAGTGCATCCTTCACCGTCGAAAAAAAGCCATCGTTGCTGACAGATAGCGAACTCGAGCTGATCGATCCGGAAGAGGCCGAAAAGCGCCGTCAGATCGCCGCGGAATTGCCGGGTACCGTGCGCGTGGTACAGCGCCGCAAACCCGAGGATGCCAGCCAGGTAAACCGCCAGGTACAGCAGAATTTCCACTCTTCCCGCAAGCCGCTGGCCGGCAGCAAGCCAGAACGCAGGGACACGGACCCGGTTGATGCCCCAGTGGGCAAAGCGGCTCCGGTGAAACCGGCTCAGGCTTCTGTGCCGGAACAGGTTTCCCTCAACCTGGAAGAGCAGGTGCCGATGCTGATGGATTCGGTCGCGGACACCGAAGTAGAGCCTGCCGATGAATGGCCACCAGCGGAAGCGTCTGCGGTAGCGACCGCGTCTGCGGAAACACGCAACCCTGACCCAATGGCTGGTCTCGCCGATGAGCCCATACTGGCGGACCGGCGCGAGCCTTCCCTCGATGAGTCCGTTAGCCTGGAGTCGCTGCAACGAGTGTCCGCGCAGGACGACAGTGAGCAGTGGCGGGAGGCGGCGGACGAAGCCGGTGGGAAAGCTGGCGTGGTCGCTGCAGCGGCAGAAAAAGCGCGCGCGCTGAAACCCGGTTGGGCCAGTGCCGAGATCAAATTGCCGGAACTGAAGTTCCCCGAGCTGAAGAAAGGCCCGGCACAGGACTCCCGGACACCACAGGATGCGCCAGCCAAGGGTCGCAACAGCGGTCGCAACGGCAAGCGCGGCAGTGACGCGCGCAGCGAACGCCCGGTGGAAGAAGTGTTGATCCTGAATATCATGGCCCCCAAGGGCGATTACTTTGAGGGCAATGATCTTTTGCGGGTACTGCTTTCCAGTGGACTGCGCTTTGGTGACATGAACATCTTTCACTACCACTGCGGCGAGGCTGGAGAAGGCCCGGTGCTGTTCAGCTTGGCGAATATCGTCGTGCCGGGCACCTTTGACATGTCAGACATGGAAGATTTCACCACGCCGGGCGTCAGCCTGTTCCTGGCGCTGCCGGCGGAAGTGGAGGCGCTCAAGGCTTTCGATACCCTGCTAACCACCGCGCGGACGGTCTCCGAGCAGTTGGGTGGCGAGCTCAAGGATGAAAACCGCAGCGTGTTTACCGCGCAGACAGCGGAGCACTATCGCCAGCGGGTTATGGAATTCCAGCGCCGAAAAGCGTTGGCCAAAGCCCAGGCCTGA